The DNA segment CCTTCTTTAGTTTCACGTATTAAAATACGTTTTAATCTGTTTCCTTTAGGGGTGCTAGGCGTAATAAATGCAGTAAAATTAGTTTTTATAGTGCCAAGAAGTTTAATTTTAATGACCCCAGCCTGAGGAGTTGTAATTTCAATATCAACGTGTAAAAAAGCCTTGAACAATCTTATAAATGATTCATCGGTACCAATATGTCGTAAAGCAAAAAGCACACTGTCAATATTTGATGTAAGTGATGCAAGAGGTTGGCTTTCAGCATAAAAAATTCTAAAGAGTTGAGATAACCATATAGCAATAAATCTTGATGAGCAGTGTTTTGTAGCGTTA comes from the Borrelia hispanica CRI genome and includes:
- a CDS encoding DUF735 family protein; the encoded protein is MIPNFLKNTEIAKLIQTETNYANVLLAELKSLNSNFTSINATKHCSSRFIAIWLSQLFRIFYAESQPLASLTSNIDSVLFALRHIGTDESFIRLFKAFLHVDIEITTPQAGVIKIKLLGTIKTNFTAFITPSTPKGNRLKRILIRETKEGLQTKHRFLTFNFLPKGYSQSIYSFIKNLIPIGRTLKLYDKDNTEIITFN